One Coregonus clupeaformis isolate EN_2021a chromosome 33, ASM2061545v1, whole genome shotgun sequence DNA window includes the following coding sequences:
- the LOC121549144 gene encoding activator of 90 kDa heat shock protein ATPase homolog 1-like, with protein sequence MAKWGEGDPRWIVEERADATNVNNWHWTERDVTGWSTDKLKELLLGLCVEGPEGRCEVTDVPKLDGEASINNRKGKLIYFYEWNVKATWTGTSKTGIKYKGNIEVPNLSDENDMDDLDISVSLCKDEPNTPLTELMRKEGAKKVRAALGSYVGHLKSEFTQGMILPTVNGAASKPQPSQTQTKVKVDKTQIGPSASAPPSSTGVKISTCKFSLKETFLTSPNELYRTFINQNMVQAFTHAAAVVDGEKGGKFQLLEGSVNGEFTELVPDEKIVMKWRFKTWPCEHYATITLNMKDRGNETELKLECKDVPTGEEDRTKEGWKRYYFEAIKQTFGFGARLY encoded by the exons GACGGAGCGTGATGTGACAGGCTGGTCGACAGACAAGCTGAAGGAGCTCCTGTTGGGGCTGTGCGTGGAGGGCCCTGAGGGGCGCTGCGAGGTCACCGACGTCCCGAAGCTGGACGGCGAGGCGTCCATCAACAACCGCAAGGGGAAGCTCATCTACTTCTATGAGTGGAACGTCAAGGCGACGTGGACCG gaaCATCAAAAACCGGAATCAAGTACAAAGGGAACATTGAAGTTCCCAACCTCTCCGATGAAAATGACATGGACGACCTAGAT ATCAGTGTGTCTCTTTGCAAGGATGAACCCAATACACCTCTCACCGAACTCATGAGGAAGGAGGGAGCGAAGAAAGTGCGAGCTGCCCTGGGGAGCTACGTTGGCCACCTGAAATCAG AGTTCACTCAGGGCATGATCCTGCCCACGGTGAATGGGGCGGCGAGCAAGCCACAGCCATCGCAGACACAGACAAAGGTCAAAGTTGACAAAACCCAG ATTGGTCCCTCTGCTTCCGCTCCACCATCCAGCACAGGGGTCAAGATTTCAACCTGCAAGTTTAGTCTCAAGGAGACCTTCCTCACCTCACCTAACGAGCTGTACAGAACCTTCATCAACCAGAAC ATGGTCCAGGCGTTCACCCATGCTGCAGCTGTGGTTGACGGAGAAAAAGGAGGGAAGTTTCAGCTGCTAGAGGGAAGTGTCAACGGAGAGTTTACAGAGCTG GTCCCAGATGAGAAGATTGTTATGAAGTGGAGGTTCAAGACATGGCCATGTG AGCACTATGCGACTATCACTCTAAACATGAAGGATCGGGGCAATGAGACGGAGCTGAAGCTGGAATGTAAAGATGTCCCGACTGGAGAGGAGGATAGGACGAAGGAGGGTTGGAAGAGATACTACTTTGAAGCCATCAAACAGACTTTTGGATTCGGGGCCCGACTCTACTGA